In the genome of Gammaproteobacteria bacterium, one region contains:
- a CDS encoding NAD(P)-binding domain-containing protein — translation MSELTLVGLGAMGSAIARTLIDHRCDLTVWNRSADKTGDLAALGATVAESLKQAIEASPRIMVCIHGYAATRALLDDPEIVPLLSGCTVIQMSTGTPAEARDAEAWTHRHGGRYLDCSIMVYPPSIGTAEGQLLVAGSREVYDECAGFIDHLGGDIRYLGATIGAAAALDMALVSRLVANTVAIVYGIHICESEGVPLAEYAGMFPQGDRARHLARVVESGDYEKDIAATVGTSIEAASAIRALAGDLGINTEFPDFILGLYQRASAAGYLDKDNASLIEIFRGKA, via the coding sequence ATGAGTGAGTTGACGTTGGTTGGGTTGGGCGCCATGGGATCCGCCATCGCGCGGACGCTGATCGATCATCGGTGCGATTTGACGGTTTGGAACCGGTCTGCAGATAAAACCGGAGACCTGGCGGCGTTGGGCGCTACCGTGGCCGAAAGCCTGAAACAGGCGATCGAGGCGAGCCCTCGCATCATGGTTTGCATCCACGGTTACGCGGCTACCCGTGCGCTGCTCGACGATCCCGAGATCGTTCCGCTGCTGTCCGGTTGCACTGTTATCCAGATGAGTACCGGTACGCCGGCCGAAGCCCGGGACGCCGAAGCCTGGACCCATCGGCACGGGGGGCGTTACCTCGATTGCTCGATCATGGTTTATCCGCCATCGATCGGTACCGCCGAGGGGCAACTGCTGGTGGCGGGATCACGCGAGGTTTACGACGAATGCGCCGGGTTTATCGATCACCTCGGCGGCGATATTCGCTATCTCGGGGCGACCATAGGAGCCGCGGCGGCGCTCGACATGGCGCTCGTATCCCGGCTGGTCGCCAACACGGTTGCGATTGTCTACGGGATTCATATCTGCGAGTCGGAAGGCGTGCCCCTCGCGGAATATGCCGGTATGTTCCCGCAGGGGGATCGGGCCCGCCACCTGGCCAGGGTCGTTGAAAGCGGCGACTACGAGAAGGATATCGCGGCCACGGTCGGAACCTCGATCGAGGCAGCGTCTGCCATTCGTGCTCTGGCCGGTGATCTTGGAATAAACACCGAATTTCCTGATTTCATACTCGGGCTATACCAACGCGCCTCGGCTGCCGGTTACCTCGATAAGGATAACGCGAGCCTGATCGAGATCTTCAGAGGGAAAGCTTGA
- a CDS encoding efflux RND transporter periplasmic adaptor subunit, whose amino-acid sequence MCRSPFFAVGDTLWFCLSVAHEETMKTRRSDISWSIPAGCLLALWLFGVSLATAQQNAPTVLVSRAEQTALIEEVPLTGTVVSPRIAELSTEVSGIVDEIGVEPGDHVDAGAQILRLNSELEALTLEAARASTEQARHELADARRRLAEARKLGEVQSLSVAESIAAEVQIDVASLRRAQAEEKREAARLERHRLTAPFAGVVSRKLVERGEWIQPGQTVIELVALDELRIDFQAPQSVYAKIGDLTRLRVQLDALPGQLFDGRLDRIVPVTDPVSRTFLIRAALDNTEVRLAPGMSASGVLRLDSGERGVVVPRDAIIRYPDGRVTVWIADAGGEQARVRELRVQTGLSFGGRVAITSGLEAGALVVVRGNESLYEGQTVILREADS is encoded by the coding sequence TTGTGCAGATCGCCATTTTTTGCAGTAGGTGATACTTTATGGTTTTGTTTGTCCGTGGCGCATGAGGAAACGATGAAAACGAGGCGGTCCGACATAAGCTGGTCTATCCCGGCCGGTTGCCTGCTGGCATTGTGGCTGTTCGGCGTTTCGCTCGCAACGGCGCAGCAAAATGCCCCCACCGTTCTCGTTAGCCGCGCTGAGCAGACCGCGTTGATCGAGGAGGTGCCATTGACCGGCACCGTCGTATCTCCGCGCATTGCCGAACTGTCCACCGAGGTCAGCGGCATCGTCGATGAGATCGGAGTCGAGCCGGGCGATCACGTGGACGCCGGCGCGCAGATACTGCGGCTCAACTCGGAACTCGAGGCGCTAACGCTGGAGGCGGCGCGGGCGTCCACGGAACAGGCGCGGCACGAACTCGCCGATGCACGCCGGCGCCTCGCCGAGGCGCGTAAGCTCGGGGAAGTTCAGAGTCTGTCGGTAGCCGAATCGATCGCGGCCGAGGTCCAGATCGATGTGGCCAGCCTTCGGCGCGCCCAGGCTGAAGAGAAACGCGAGGCCGCTCGGCTCGAACGTCATCGCCTGACCGCGCCCTTTGCCGGGGTGGTCAGCCGCAAGCTGGTAGAGCGGGGCGAGTGGATTCAGCCCGGCCAGACCGTGATCGAGCTAGTTGCGCTGGACGAGTTACGCATCGATTTCCAGGCGCCGCAATCGGTTTACGCGAAAATTGGCGATTTGACCCGCCTGCGCGTCCAGCTCGACGCCTTGCCCGGCCAACTATTTGACGGCCGTCTCGATCGAATCGTTCCGGTTACCGACCCGGTTAGCCGCACGTTTTTGATCCGCGCGGCGCTCGACAATACCGAAGTGAGGCTCGCGCCCGGGATGTCGGCCAGCGGCGTGTTGCGTCTCGACAGCGGCGAACGCGGTGTCGTCGTGCCGCGCGATGCGATCATTCGCTACCCCGACGGTCGCGTCACGGTGTGGATCGCGGACGCGGGTGGCGAGCAGGCCCGGGTGCGCGAACTGCGAGTGCAGACGGGGCTAAGTTTCGGCGGCCGCGTCGCGATCACCAGTGGTCTCGAGGCGGGTGCGCTGGTGGTTGTGCGTGGTAACGAATCGCTTTACGAAGGGCAGACGGTCATCCTGCGCGAGGCGGATAGCTAA
- a CDS encoding MipA/OmpV family protein: MWLGTVVIAAAAPAASEQGENRARIEPTGFFYGGALGVRREIYADYERRIIPLPVIGYRGEKLRVFGPFVSYEVGHAGAMDLDVRLSPRFSVFDESDSDNFDGMEEREFSMDAGFGLTWARDDWKLELAGLRDALDRSNGKEWSATLGRAYRAGTLLLEPAIGLSYLDRRHVDYYYGVDTSEATGSRPVYRGDSALNTTLGLTLATPALFGGLTRIGIENTWYDSPIEDSPITDADSNLSVFIAFSKFFDK, translated from the coding sequence ATGTGGCTCGGCACGGTGGTTATCGCGGCAGCCGCGCCAGCCGCCTCCGAGCAGGGCGAGAACCGGGCGCGGATCGAGCCAACGGGTTTTTTCTACGGCGGCGCGCTCGGTGTGCGCCGCGAGATTTATGCCGACTACGAGCGTCGCATTATCCCCTTGCCCGTCATCGGCTACCGCGGCGAAAAGCTGCGAGTGTTCGGCCCCTTCGTCAGCTACGAGGTCGGGCACGCCGGCGCAATGGATCTCGATGTCAGGTTGAGCCCCCGTTTCAGCGTTTTCGACGAATCCGACAGCGATAACTTTGACGGCATGGAAGAACGCGAGTTTTCGATGGACGCAGGCTTCGGCCTGACCTGGGCACGCGACGACTGGAAACTCGAGCTGGCCGGCCTGCGAGACGCGCTCGATCGCTCGAACGGAAAGGAATGGAGCGCGACCCTCGGGCGCGCGTACCGCGCCGGCACGCTGTTGCTCGAACCGGCTATCGGTTTGAGTTACCTCGACCGCCGACACGTGGATTATTACTACGGTGTCGATACAAGCGAGGCCACGGGTTCGAGGCCCGTGTATCGCGGCGACAGTGCGCTGAACACCACGCTCGGACTGACCCTCGCTACACCCGCCCTGTTCGGCGGGCTGACGCGCATCGGTATCGAGAACACCTGGTACGATTCGCCGATCGAGGACAGCCCCATAACCGACGCGGATTCGAACCTCAGCGTCTTCATCGCGTTCTCGAAATTCTTCGATAAGTAG
- a CDS encoding DUF411 domain-containing protein, with amino-acid sequence MKSILLAAAMSILVLNASQAKDALTKDIVVYKNPECGCCTKWVRYLEEKNYNVTIEHTRDIFEVKKRLGVPEKLAACHTAVIDGYVIEGHITHRDIKRLLLFRPEVTGIAVPGMPIGTPGMEQGNTKQPYDVISFDKKGNTGVFAKH; translated from the coding sequence TTGAAATCGATCTTACTGGCAGCAGCGATGAGCATTCTGGTTCTGAATGCAAGCCAGGCCAAAGACGCCCTGACGAAAGATATCGTGGTTTACAAAAATCCCGAGTGCGGCTGCTGCACCAAGTGGGTTCGCTATCTCGAGGAAAAGAATTACAACGTTACCATCGAGCACACGCGAGACATTTTCGAGGTGAAAAAGCGCCTCGGCGTACCCGAGAAACTGGCTGCCTGCCATACCGCTGTCATCGACGGCTATGTCATCGAGGGCCATATTACCCACCGCGACATCAAGCGCCTGCTGTTGTTCCGACCAGAGGTTACCGGAATCGCGGTTCCAGGCATGCCGATCGGCACCCCGGGTATGGAGCAGGGCAACACCAAACAGCCTTACGACGTCATCAGTTTCGATAAAAAAGGCAATACCGGGGTGTTCGCCAAACACTGA
- a CDS encoding heme-binding protein, translated as MNPVTESSTRNTLVRPLIAALVTLALGGCSLLGIRTAEEAAYVVVSNQDDIELREYAAYITVETTVNAEFKDAGNRAFRKLFDYISSENRTRQSIEMTAPVIASETGTADGESIEMTAPVVTTKQQNGWRYAFVLPARYTIDNAPLPVSEDLSLVENKPKRVAVLTFTGSWRESGFRQQLDRLQGWIESNQLESASEPRFAGYDPPWAIPFLRRNEIMIDIKS; from the coding sequence ATGAACCCTGTAACGGAATCATCGACACGAAACACCCTGGTCCGCCCACTCATTGCGGCGCTGGTCACGCTTGCGCTCGGCGGTTGCAGTTTGCTGGGTATTCGCACCGCCGAAGAGGCGGCCTACGTCGTGGTGAGCAACCAGGACGATATCGAGTTGCGCGAGTACGCCGCCTACATCACGGTCGAAACGACTGTCAACGCTGAATTTAAAGATGCAGGTAACCGCGCTTTCCGCAAGCTGTTCGACTATATCTCTAGCGAAAACCGGACCCGACAGAGCATCGAGATGACCGCACCGGTGATCGCGAGCGAGACAGGTACCGCCGATGGCGAGTCCATCGAAATGACCGCCCCCGTCGTCACTACGAAACAGCAGAACGGCTGGCGCTACGCCTTCGTGTTGCCGGCACGTTACACGATCGACAATGCGCCACTGCCCGTAAGCGAGGATCTCAGTCTTGTAGAGAACAAGCCGAAGCGCGTCGCGGTGCTGACCTTTACCGGATCGTGGCGGGAATCCGGTTTCAGGCAACAGCTCGACCGGCTACAGGGCTGGATAGAGAGCAACCAGCTAGAATCCGCCTCGGAGCCGCGCTTCGCCGGTTACGATCCGCCCTGGGCGATACCCTTTCTGCGCCGCAACGAAATCATGATCGACATAAAATCCTGA